In Thermococcus sp. JdF3, a genomic segment contains:
- a CDS encoding carbon starvation protein A, with protein MNSAVIVLLAGAIYLAMYFSYGKSLQSKVVKADPNRPTPAHRLYDGVDYVPAHPLVLYGHHFASIAGAGPIVGPAIAMAWGWLPGLLWVWFGNVFIGAVHDYLALMSSVRYDGKSVQWIAGKLMSRKTGVAFEVYIWFALLLVVAAFVAVTAKLLTVTPQAATATLLFLLVAVILGYLMYKVRLDFKLATIIGIVLLIAAVWIGLKYPLVFVDGQTDTTSAAYTTAYHYWNIILMIYIIIAASLPVWILLQPRDYLNAYILWFGLIFGGIAFIFLAKDFTAPAYTTWSAYVVTGIGEGGSKIPVASPFWPTIPLIIACGSLSGFHSLVGSGTTSKQLDNEIHGLMVGYGGMFTEGFLSTIVITAIAVYGVQLTGLQPEQWATEYITKGGLGTFLGGYAKAVSEFYGVSETFGKTFATLWVSAFTLTSLDTATRLGRFAWQELFSMVTDTSKGIAKILTNKWVASIIIAGIGTYLAWGAGYKVIWPAFSAMNQMLASIAMMTAALWVAKVQRAGNWSWAVLIPALFLWITVTAAIIWYLIYVPMVGQYLIAVKGALVVSLLLNLLLAWDFWVAWKKPREEYAASAA; from the coding sequence ATGAACTCCGCTGTAATAGTTCTTCTGGCCGGTGCAATATACCTGGCCATGTACTTCAGCTATGGCAAGAGCCTCCAGAGCAAGGTTGTAAAGGCAGACCCCAACAGACCGACTCCGGCCCACAGGCTCTACGACGGAGTTGACTACGTTCCAGCGCACCCGCTCGTTCTGTACGGCCACCACTTTGCATCGATAGCGGGAGCAGGGCCTATAGTTGGTCCGGCAATTGCAATGGCATGGGGTTGGCTGCCTGGACTGCTGTGGGTCTGGTTCGGAAACGTCTTCATCGGTGCCGTCCACGACTATCTCGCACTGATGTCCTCTGTCCGCTACGATGGCAAGTCGGTCCAGTGGATTGCAGGAAAGCTCATGAGCAGGAAGACGGGCGTAGCCTTCGAGGTCTACATCTGGTTCGCCCTCCTGCTGGTCGTCGCGGCTTTCGTCGCGGTAACAGCCAAGCTCCTGACCGTGACACCCCAGGCGGCAACCGCAACGCTGCTCTTCCTGCTCGTCGCGGTGATACTGGGTTACCTGATGTACAAGGTCAGGCTGGACTTCAAGCTGGCAACGATAATAGGCATCGTCCTCCTCATCGCAGCAGTGTGGATCGGTCTCAAGTACCCGCTGGTCTTCGTGGACGGCCAGACCGACACGACCTCCGCAGCCTACACGACCGCCTACCACTACTGGAACATAATCCTCATGATTTACATCATAATCGCGGCCTCGCTCCCGGTGTGGATACTCCTCCAGCCCAGGGACTACCTCAACGCCTACATCCTCTGGTTCGGCCTCATCTTCGGTGGAATAGCGTTCATCTTCCTTGCCAAGGACTTCACTGCTCCAGCGTACACAACCTGGAGTGCCTACGTGGTTACCGGAATAGGAGAAGGCGGCAGTAAAATCCCTGTAGCATCGCCCTTCTGGCCAACGATACCTCTCATAATCGCCTGTGGCTCGCTCAGCGGATTCCACTCCCTCGTCGGCTCTGGAACCACCAGCAAGCAGCTCGACAACGAGATACACGGCCTCATGGTTGGCTACGGTGGAATGTTCACTGAAGGGTTCCTTTCAACGATCGTCATAACCGCCATAGCCGTCTACGGAGTCCAGCTCACGGGACTTCAGCCGGAGCAGTGGGCCACCGAGTACATAACCAAGGGAGGCCTTGGAACCTTCCTCGGCGGCTACGCCAAGGCCGTCAGCGAGTTCTACGGCGTCAGTGAGACCTTCGGAAAGACCTTCGCGACGCTGTGGGTTTCGGCCTTTACGCTGACCTCGCTCGACACGGCCACGAGGCTCGGCCGCTTCGCCTGGCAGGAGCTTTTCAGCATGGTCACTGACACGAGCAAGGGAATCGCAAAGATCCTCACCAACAAGTGGGTGGCCTCGATAATAATAGCAGGCATTGGAACCTACCTAGCCTGGGGAGCCGGCTACAAGGTCATCTGGCCGGCGTTCAGCGCGATGAACCAGATGCTCGCGAGTATAGCCATGATGACCGCTGCACTCTGGGTTGCAAAGGTCCAGAGGGCTGGAAACTGGAGCTGGGCGGTTCTAATCCCTGCTCTCTTCCTCTGGATTACAGTGACGGCGGCGATAATCTGGTACCTCATCTACGTGCCGATGGTCGGCCAGTACCTCATAGCCGTCAAGGGTGCGCTCGTGGTCAGCCTGCTCCTCAACCTGCTCCTCGCCTGGGACTTCTGGGTCGCCTGGAAGAAGCCCAGGGAAGAGTACGCCGCGAGCGCGGCCTGA
- a CDS encoding ArsA family ATPase translates to MREFFLPKKGYRVVFFIGKGGVGKTTSSAAAAAALAERGYRTLIVSLDPAHNLGDVLMVKLKDKPKKIAENLYAAELDMEKLIKTYLKHLEESMKHTYRYLTVINLEKYFEVLSYSPGIEEYATLEAVREILANGDDWDVIIFDTPPTGLTLRVLALPKISLIWTDKLIEIRKAILDRRAAIANIHGEQEFTVEGEKIKLPTREQDDAVMKELKSYREEVAFVEGVITDPEKTSVVTVMNPEMLPLYETERAYKSLKKFRVPFNMIVMNKVLELRTEVPELKAKIKAQERVLGEVGRKFSGIEVVRIPIFAEEPRGLERLRTLGGTIVGE, encoded by the coding sequence ATGAGGGAGTTCTTCCTGCCCAAAAAGGGCTACCGTGTCGTCTTTTTCATAGGTAAGGGTGGAGTTGGTAAAACTACCAGTTCGGCGGCGGCCGCTGCGGCGCTCGCGGAGAGGGGCTACCGGACGCTGATAGTGTCGCTCGACCCGGCCCACAACCTCGGTGACGTGCTGATGGTAAAGCTCAAGGACAAACCGAAGAAGATAGCCGAGAACCTCTACGCGGCGGAGCTTGACATGGAGAAGCTGATAAAGACCTACCTCAAGCACCTGGAGGAGAGCATGAAGCACACGTACCGCTACCTCACCGTCATAAACCTGGAGAAGTACTTCGAGGTTCTGAGCTACTCCCCGGGAATCGAGGAGTACGCCACGCTGGAGGCGGTGAGGGAGATACTCGCAAACGGGGACGACTGGGACGTTATAATCTTCGACACCCCTCCAACAGGGCTGACCCTCCGCGTTCTCGCGCTCCCCAAAATCTCCCTAATCTGGACGGACAAACTCATCGAGATAAGGAAGGCCATCCTCGACAGACGCGCCGCAATAGCCAACATCCATGGAGAGCAGGAGTTCACCGTTGAGGGCGAGAAGATAAAGCTGCCCACGAGGGAGCAGGACGACGCCGTGATGAAGGAGCTGAAGTCCTACCGCGAAGAGGTGGCCTTCGTTGAGGGAGTTATAACCGACCCCGAGAAAACGAGCGTTGTGACCGTTATGAACCCTGAGATGCTCCCGCTCTACGAGACGGAGAGGGCCTACAAAAGCCTGAAGAAGTTCAGAGTTCCCTTCAACATGATCGTCATGAACAAGGTTCTGGAGCTGAGGACGGAGGTTCCGGAGCTGAAGGCCAAGATAAAAGCCCAGGAGCGGGTTCTCGGGGAGGTTGGGAGGAAGTTCAGCGGGATCGAGGTGGTAAGGATACCCATCTTCGCAGAGGAGCCTCGCGGGCTGGAGCGTCTCAGAACCCTCGGGGGAACGATAGTTGGAGAGTGA
- a CDS encoding iron-sulfur cluster assembly protein, producing the protein MESEEIYEMLKRVKEPITEVDIVSLGLVEAVTADEEGVRVYLRLSEGVEHPFQNALSWPVRWRIVRDVAAALDDVAGLEILDARTLERYYPLEED; encoded by the coding sequence TTGGAGAGTGAAGAAATCTACGAGATGCTTAAAAGGGTGAAGGAACCCATAACAGAGGTGGATATAGTGAGCCTCGGGCTCGTCGAGGCCGTCACCGCCGATGAGGAGGGCGTCAGGGTATACCTCCGGCTCTCCGAGGGCGTGGAGCACCCGTTTCAGAACGCCCTCAGCTGGCCCGTTCGCTGGCGGATCGTGAGGGACGTCGCCGCTGCCCTCGATGATGTCGCCGGTCTCGAGATACTCGACGCACGAACCCTCGAAAGATATTACCCGCTGGAGGAGGATTGA